The Brassica napus cultivar Da-Ae chromosome C7, Da-Ae, whole genome shotgun sequence genomic interval ATTTGATGGCTTAAAATGATCGCGTTGAAGTTACATTTTGTCTATATGGACCGTGATTAGAAAAGATTAGAAGTTTACGATATTGAAATGAGAAATAGAAAATTGAGGTCTTTTATTTTCATTAGCAGCATCTCAACAAGTGCGACAATAAAGGCTTGAAAGAGTCAAAGGCTTGGACGCGCTTACTAGCCATCTTTTTGTTGATTCATTTAATGTGATTCGCACACATTTCATGACTTTTGACcctttaattagttttttaattAGACACATCATCACTAAAACTTAGGTAGTTACGTGATTCACACATTTATTAATATTAGTAGTAAGTTTTGTATATTCGACTACTAAAACAAGAGATTTGTTGCCGGAAACAATGAATCTGTTGGTGTAGTTAATCCCTGATACGTTCCTCTAAACTAGGTTTATAGGTCAGTAGTGATGTATTTATTTCCAGTTATGGGATTTTTGCAAGCGCAGCCCATTGAAAATGAAACTTAAAGCCTAGCCTAATTTTattagttctttttctttgtatgGTGTAGTAAACTAAGTTCGGATGATGATACAATGACGACACGAAAACATTAAACAAGTCATTAAACTACATGTTACAGTCAGAGGACTCACAATTCcagcttctatttttttttttaacactgaagaCTAGGTTACGGTGCTTCCACAacttccattttttttcttttgcttaaaATCCAAACACTATTAAAAATGAACTACTTATGTTTTTGCTTCTCTGTGCGAGAAAGTTAGGGTGAATGTAGTATATATTCTTGATTACGGATTTATCTCcgtaatatatcaaatattttaagtactttatatataatttgggAATTGATTGGAAATAGATGAAACTGATAATCcagtaaaaataacaaataaatcttTATAAGCATGGCATTTACTAGTAATAAAGTTGGTTTAAGTGCAAGCGTTACGACATTTAGATGGGCCGGGCTTTTTGCAGGAGTATAGCTATCATACAAATAAAAGGGTATGGGCAAAGTAATATAAAGAAAGGCTTTAATTAAAGCTAAACTAGTTGCAAGGGGCAGTTTCGACCTTTCATCAAAACCCTCGGGCGCATAAgattcgtcttcttcttcctcactaGTTCAGTTCCTCTTCGATTTTCTAGGTTAACCAGAGACGACAGCTAGGGAAAGAGATGAGGCTGATAACGCACAACATGCTCTCCTGCAACATCAAAGGAGTCACGAACGGCTTTCCTCTAAAGATCGAGGCAGAGAAAGTTGTCGAGAAGGAAGTGGATTTCAACCCAGATTTTCTGAGGCACATGTTCGCCAAGATCGAGTGGAAGGCTCTTGTGGAAGCTGCTCGTTCCATGGGATACGCCGAGCTACCCGAAGATTCGCCTGACGCGACGGTGATTGATTCCGCCGACGAGACGTTCCTGAGGAAACTCCACCACGCGTTGCTCGAGCTTCACCTAGAGGAAGGCGCGCTTGTCTGCCCCGAGACTGGGAGGAAGTTTCCAGTCAACAAGGGTATCCCCAACATGCTTCTCCACGAAGACGAGGTTTAATTCAATTAAATCATCTTTCGATTATAATGTTTTGCTAGGGTTCTTGAATTGAGTAAACCGATTGGATGTTTTAATATTCTTAATCTCTGTTAAACCGGTTTATTTAGATTTGTTTCAAAAATTCCCAAATCTATCGTAGTGGTTCACTCTGAATAACCAATGACTAAGTAATCATCATAAACGATGAAGTGGCCGTCAATCTAATGGTTGGTTCAACTTGTCATCATGAGTATGAAGTTTGAAACGAATGGTGGTTAGTTTAAACAAACGGTTTGCATTGATCTTCCCATCATGTTGACCCGCTTAGCAAAGGAAACGAACCAACCAGAATCCGGAGTCCAAAAGATAGATTGCTGATGCGAGATGTCTGTATTGATCTTTCATTACAAGTCCCCTGAAGTAGCAAAATGTTGTTGTCATGCCGGGTTTCTACATTTTGACAACTATATTTCACCTGTTCATGTGTTCTGAGGTTGACTTCATGTTTCTAGTTTTCAGAAGGCTCCCCCCCCCTCAACCCATATACTGATATGTGATTCCTATGCATTTGATTGAGGTCCACCACACAAATCAGTTCAGGTAAGACCCTAAGAGAAGAACTAATCAGGATTCTGTTTTTGATGATGTCAAGATCTATTGACGAAAAGTTACACAAATACCTAGAAAAGATTATTTACCTTTTCCCCCTAAATTCAAAAAATCATacagtttttactttttaccaagaaaaataaaattggtTTTACAATTTGCTTAACCAGTAGCTATTGAGAATTCTTCCTATATGTGCATCTCCTGGTAGACATTGGCGCTGGTCTTTCATTTACTATTTGTGGTaagtaacaaataaattaaaagcagCAAATTCATATATAAGAAGAACACGATAATACTTATCATTACTtgtatatacatacataatACATATCTAGTTTCACATTAATTCTTGGACCCATTACATCGAATCAACATACATACGTACCCTTTAAAGGCGAACCCTAGCATAAAAGCTTAAACAAACTCAACGGCTTAAAAAGTTTTGTGGAACTGTGATCATCAGGGTGTATGAACTTGCAGTTAGGACACACGAGAGTTGATTTGCAGAGCATAACTAGCATGTGACACTTCATGCACACCGTTGTTACCATCTCTTGCTTCTtgtcatcatcattatcatcatcgcCTTCAAACGCTAGCCAAGACGGGGATCGACTTAGCCTTATATCACCTGGTTTTCCTTTATTACTTGGTGTCATGATCAAAGTTTTTCCTTTTGAACACTCGTCTTTCTTCATGATTGCTTTTACTGTCGAACTTGCTGATAAAGAAAGATTTAGCTCAAGGTCCAAGTAAGTCCTACGATCTTCAAATGACTCTGAATGGCCCTGCAAAAAGAGAACCGAAACATGTTTTGTTCATTCTTTTTATGCAcataaatttatgtatatgcTTTGATTTTCACATTCATATACATACCTTAGTGTCTAGATGAAGCTGAACATCAGGCTTCATCAACCTGGCGTTCTCTGACTTTGATCTCTGATAGAACATAGTAGTGTTCTTCTCAAGTTGGACCTGTGTCTGATCTCCTTGTTTGATCCTTTTGAAGGAACCATGAAACGATTCTCCGTTGACGTTCATCTGATATCTCTTTCTAGAACAGAGGGTTCCATCACGTAGCGAAGACATTGGACCTTCGCCTCTTTATGCTTAAGAAACTCTTATTTTTCTTTGCTTTGGTGTTAGAACGAATGATCAGATAGAGGAACAGTTCATGAAAgtcgtatatatataaataagataaACCACCCATGGGAGTTATTATCTCCACCGGTTCATGTAGAATAGTTGACAATAGTAAATGAGCTagatatactaaaataaatatcttagATGATCAAATAAACTAGGATTCAAATTGGGACTATTTTTGCATAGTACAAATAATTCATATCTTTGATATTTGCTACTCaacaaatatttagtttagatAAATGACCCAGATTAGTGCTGATATCTATCTAAAGATGgtaactaaatatattaattagtgTATTCATACTCAGTTATGTTCTAAATACTTTATGGTGCAAATCAAGATTTCTGAAATATAGTTCAGAAAGGTATATAACTCCATAAGCTATTTTGTTATGGACTAATTcggatttttttattaaaaagataaaataaactgcacaaatacaaatttatattttctcaaaaaaaaaagtgtttcaagTTGGGTGTGTTTAATAACTGAGGGTATTTCTCCAAGGGGAGACTCATTGAAATGTGTAGATTTGTAGTTCTATTTAATTCCTCTTtctgttatattttatttttctgttttctcTTCCACCAATATTTTCATcatgatgatatcatcaaccGTTATCTCGACGTATGATGATGCATGCATGCATATACGAGTTGTGTGTATTCTTGTTGGTCATGAAGTTGTCTACATGTATGTCTATGTGCGTATGGTCCGTATGTGATCCGAGAGgtcaataaatattaaataggaGAGAAACTAAATACCGTTGAAGGGGGAAGGTTCATGACTTCATGAATGCCGATGCAACATTAATACCACAATAACTCTCACTCCCaattttcaatatataacaCCAAAAAATACACACATCTACCCTTATTGTTAGTATTATCTTagtattgaaaatatttatagcAAATTATTCAAATAGTTTGAAACCTCCTCAACGGCCTACCATGCCAACCTTCGCTTCTCGTTTATTTGTAGGACTCTTTTGGTCAGCTTCCTCATAAattgtctttctattttttccCTCGGTTAAATTTCAACGGATGCATTTATGCatggatataaatatatatatatatatatgttccgAAAGTAAtcgaaaagtctatctttattcataacatagaagttccatatataggagattacaccgtcatagataattACATttatccacaatctggttcataacactccccattggatgtcataaccatttagatcttgtaatgtgctttaatgttgcttcattaaaaccttatcaggaaaacccaattgagACAAAACTATggtgaaagaaaaagagtacaacatacattactccccctgatttggacattactaaaggtcccttggacctctccaattttctgcaatctgtGGGTGAtaaagatcttgggcagaatatgcttcgtcctcgaacatgatagttggttcttatttaccatcggccatgccacaatctgattgaacatattgag includes:
- the BNAC07G13850D gene encoding uncharacterized protein BNAC07G13850D yields the protein MSSLRDGTLCSRKRYQMNVNGESFHGSFKRIKQGDQTQVQLEKNTTMFYQRSKSENARLMKPDVQLHLDTKGHSESFEDRRTYLDLELNLSLSASSTVKAIMKKDECSKGKTLIMTPSNKGKPGDIRLSRSPSWLAFEGDDDNDDDKKQEMVTTVCMKCHMLVMLCKSTLVCPNCKFIHPDDHSSTKLFKPLSLFKLLC
- the LOC106391695 gene encoding multifunctional methyltransferase subunit TRM112 homolog A; its protein translation is MRLITHNMLSCNIKGVTNGFPLKIEAEKVVEKEVDFNPDFLRHMFAKIEWKALVEAARSMGYAELPEDSPDATVIDSADETFLRKLHHALLELHLEEGALVCPETGRKFPVNKGIPNMLLHEDEV